The region CCACGTATTCTGTCGGCAAAGTCATGTTCAGTACAAATCTTTCATCAGATGGCATACCCCAATCTACAGGGTAGGCCCTATCCTGTAATTTAAACGGATTCACCGCTATCCTGTCGAAAAAGAAGGGGTTAAATGCCAGCCGCCCTCCATTTACTGAATTAAAGGCGTCTATTTCTACTTCGTACTTTTCAACTACCGGCAGGTCAAGGCTGTCCAAATTGGATATCTGCGAGTTTAATATTTTTACCTTGGCAAGCCTTTCGTCGAGGTTTTCTACATACTCATCTGTAGTGTTAAATTTGCGTATTGCTTTTCGTTTTTCGTATGCTTCGTAACCGATAGAATAATTTGTGACGGTGCCCTTCATTTTACCATTGCTCTGCAGGGTAAGTTCATAGGAACTGGTGCTTCTTTTAGGCTGCCTTGCCGTGAGGTCTACCCAGTATGATGGTTTGTCCAAACTCATTACACGGCCCTGGTCGTTCAGGCATTTCAACGGAAGCATATCAAAAGACAATAACGGGTCTGACGCATCAAGCATATAGCTTTTATCGCCAATGTTAAGTTTGGCAACCACATAGTCAAACTCGTCTTCTACAGGATATAGTTTATTAATAAGCCCGTTAGTACGGGTGCTCAGCATTACTGCTTCAGCATTAAGCCCTGCCGACCCAAGTGCAGCAACCAGTGCGAGGTTAATATCACCTACTGATCCCGTGTGGCTTTCCAGCGCCTTGCGTATACCGTCCTCGCTCCCGCGAGCCCGTACGTTATTCCATTTGATATTCTTTTGAATATAAGCATATACTGCTTTTGCTTTGGCAAGATCGTCGGCTTTGCCTTCAATTACCGGATCAATATATTTTTTAAGCAGATCCTTTTTTCGAATCTGTGCACCAAAGTAGTCTGCCTTCTTCAGGTTGTAATCAATGTCTTTCCAATCCTTTGTTACTTTTACTTTTTGATTAGTATAAGGGTTAGTATAATCTGACAGTTCATAATAGATGGCAGAAACAAAGTTTTTAGGCGCTGTCATGTAATCCTCTTCTATAAAAGCAGGGATATCTGCCATGCCGTAAGTGATATGTGAACAGTCACAACTTGCACCATGAGTACTAAAGCAGGTTTTTTCTACCTCTGCGGTGTTGGTTGTAAGTTTAAGCCGTCCACGCAATGAGGCGTTATAGTTCCAGAAAGCCGGAATATGCACCTCATAAGTTGATACCATTTTGGGTATATCATCCTGAAACTGCCATGAGGGAAACTGGTATATATAAGGCGACACCAAACGGTATTTGTACTCTATTATACTGCCAGCCTTAACATTGGGCATTGCAAATTTTGCTTTGCTGTAATAAACGTTCTCTTTGCTCCTGTAAACCTGTGAGCGGTCAAGTACCGATTGCTTTGCCGATCCATTCTCGTCTATGTAAGTTGTTACGCCTTCAATGTCCTCAACAGACTCAGGGTTATCTCCTTTGGTATAATAACTAACTTC is a window of Mucilaginibacter terrenus DNA encoding:
- a CDS encoding DUF3857 domain-containing protein; its protein translation is MNKFLPGLFILLLAGVGASAQNFPYGTFSQEELAAKKYVKDTSAHAYVISEYGTSRIDVTSDDNIKVIHDYHVKIKILDSKAFDKGTVEVSYYTKGDNPESVEDIEGVTTYIDENGSAKQSVLDRSQVYRSKENVYYSKAKFAMPNVKAGSIIEYKYRLVSPYIYQFPSWQFQDDIPKMVSTYEVHIPAFWNYNASLRGRLKLTTNTAEVEKTCFSTHGASCDCSHITYGMADIPAFIEEDYMTAPKNFVSAIYYELSDYTNPYTNQKVKVTKDWKDIDYNLKKADYFGAQIRKKDLLKKYIDPVIEGKADDLAKAKAVYAYIQKNIKWNNVRARGSEDGIRKALESHTGSVGDINLALVAALGSAGLNAEAVMLSTRTNGLINKLYPVEDEFDYVVAKLNIGDKSYMLDASDPLLSFDMLPLKCLNDQGRVMSLDKPSYWVDLTARQPKRSTSSYELTLQSNGKMKGTVTNYSIGYEAYEKRKAIRKFNTTDEYVENLDERLAKVKILNSQISNLDSLDLPVVEKYEVEIDAFNSVNGGRLAFNPFFFDRIAVNPFKLQDRAYPVDWGMPSDERFVLNMTLPTEYVVESAPQPNAISLPNSGGKFMTDFNSDGNRFTFSNVVQFSKSVYESEEYPYLKEFYNKMIAAEKAEIVFRKK